CCTGTTTCTGCCTTAGGAATCCGCGCTTCTTTAAAGCATCATAGTCTATATTTTCCATATCTACATCCTTTCTAATCTGCCAATTCTAACCAGGTTAGAATTCAAGAGCTGCTTTCGCCGAATCTATTGTCTTTTTAATATCCCTTTCGGTGTGCGCAAATGACAAAAAGTTCGCTTCAAACTCCGACGGAGCTAAATATACGCCCTCATCAAGCATTTTACGGTAGAATCTCCCGAATAATTCTTTCTTTTCAAATCTTAAGCTGAACATCGGGCCAAAGCGGCTGACCTCAAGATGTACCCCGGAGCGTCTGGCCTTTTTCTCCAGCGTGCCTGCCAGATTTTCTGTCAGCGCGCTGAGAGCTTCATAGTTACTTTTCATCTTTGACAATACCTTTATAGTCGCAATTCCCGCCTGCATTACTACCGGATTTCCGGCAAACGTGGAGGCCTGGTATACCTTTCCTTCGGGCGCCAGATTATTCATTATATTTCTTCGCCCGCCATACGCCCCTACGGGCAATCCCCCGCCTATTATCTTTCCGAGGCATATTAGATCGGGTTTGATGCCAAGACTTTGTATCGCGGAGCCGTAATTCAATCTAAACCCCGTGATTATTTCGTCCGCTATAAGCAGAGAACCGTACTTCTTTGTAATGCCTCTTACGGATTTTAAAAAATCTATATCCGGCAATACCACGCCGTAATTTCCCCCGACGGGTTCAACGAGCACCGCGGCTATTTTTGAGCCGTACCGGCGGAATACCTTTTTCAGGCGAAGAAGGTCCCCGTAAGGGATCGATATGGTATCTTCCGTAAAGCTCTTCGGCACGCCCGCACTTTTAGGAATATCGAAAGTCAAAAGCCCCGAACCGCTTTTACTAAGAAGGTAATCCGCGTGGCCGTGATATGAATTCTCAAATTTCAGGATCTTGTCTCTTTTTGTATAAGCCCTCGCGACCCTCACGACGCCCATAACCGCCTCTGTCCCGGAATTTACAAACCTTATCTTTTGCACAAAGGGTATGGCCCTGGCTATCCTTTCGGCAAGTTCCGCTTCAAATTTATTTGTTGTGCCGAAGCTTGTTCCGTTTTTAATGGTTTCGACTACTACCTTAATCACATCGGGATGAGCGTGCCCCAAAATAAGGCTGCCCCAGGAGAGGACATAATCTATATATCTTTTTCCGTCGTAATCGTAGGCCTTGGAGCC
This DNA window, taken from Candidatus Omnitrophota bacterium, encodes the following:
- a CDS encoding glutamate-1-semialdehyde 2,1-aminomutase; protein product: MAKKKKNSIIFNQAKRYLVGGVSSPVRAFKYVGGEPLLIKYGRGSKAYDYDGKRYIDYVLSWGSLILGHAHPDVIKVVVETIKNGTSFGTTNKFEAELAERIARAIPFVQKIRFVNSGTEAVMGVVRVARAYTKRDKILKFENSYHGHADYLLSKSGSGLLTFDIPKSAGVPKSFTEDTISIPYGDLLRLKKVFRRYGSKIAAVLVEPVGGNYGVVLPDIDFLKSVRGITKKYGSLLIADEIITGFRLNYGSAIQSLGIKPDLICLGKIIGGGLPVGAYGGRRNIMNNLAPEGKVYQASTFAGNPVVMQAGIATIKVLSKMKSNYEALSALTENLAGTLEKKARRSGVHLEVSRFGPMFSLRFEKKELFGRFYRKMLDEGVYLAPSEFEANFLSFAHTERDIKKTIDSAKAALEF